The following proteins come from a genomic window of Pseudomonas sp. J452:
- the estP gene encoding esterase EstP produces the protein MKRVLTPLAAACLLASASLPLQASPYSTMVVFGDSLADAGQRADADGPAGATERFTNRTGPTYQPGSGESYGLNATQILNGKLGLGSMSGSTSPVNQALGLPDGDNWAVGGYRTDQILDSITGVGGSIVDSRSRDGYLVERGFRADPNALYYLTGGGNDFLQFQVLNPEQAQASAGRLVDSVEALQQAGGKYIMVWLLPDVGLTPNYFGSGLQGFVSDLAQEFNTELVTQLAQVNAEVIPLNVPLMLSEVLADPARYGLLADRTALLSTCFDDCGGNQNPVYGLNGTSPDPSKLLFNDSVHPTIAGQTLISDYAYSLLSAPWEISLLPEMAHGNLRSHQDQLRAQWQADWEAWQAVGQWRAFVNAGGQRLDYDIYESSADGNGYNLNFGGSYRLNEAWRLGLAAGFYEQSLDAGDADSDYDLNSYIGTAFAQYQENRWWAELAASAGHLDYANLERKFELGAATRTEEGDTDGSLWAFSGRFGYDIAQPGSQWHLSPFISADYARVELDGYSEDGQRSTALTYDDQERTSKRLGVGLQGIIDLNTQTRLFAEVAQEREYEDDVSEVSMSQNALSGIEYTLEGYVPTDKTTRASLGVSHKLAEGLSLRGSYSYRNSDDDDQQGINVSLSWDL, from the coding sequence ATGAAGCGCGTTCTGACTCCGCTGGCCGCGGCTTGCCTGCTTGCCAGTGCTTCCCTTCCCCTGCAGGCATCCCCCTATTCGACCATGGTGGTGTTCGGCGACAGCCTGGCCGATGCCGGGCAGCGCGCCGACGCCGATGGCCCGGCGGGTGCCACTGAGCGTTTCACCAACCGTACCGGCCCTACCTACCAGCCTGGCAGTGGCGAGTCGTACGGCCTTAATGCCACCCAGATTCTGAATGGCAAGCTGGGCCTCGGCAGCATGAGCGGCTCCACCTCGCCGGTGAACCAGGCGCTGGGCCTGCCGGATGGCGATAACTGGGCCGTGGGTGGCTATCGCACCGATCAGATTTTGGACTCCATTACCGGCGTGGGCGGTTCCATCGTGGATTCGCGTTCGCGTGATGGTTACCTGGTTGAGCGCGGCTTCCGTGCTGATCCCAATGCTCTTTACTACCTGACCGGTGGCGGCAATGACTTCCTCCAGTTTCAGGTGCTCAACCCTGAGCAGGCTCAAGCCTCTGCTGGGCGCTTGGTCGATAGCGTTGAGGCGCTGCAGCAAGCCGGTGGCAAGTACATCATGGTCTGGTTGCTGCCGGATGTGGGCTTGACGCCGAATTACTTTGGCTCTGGTCTGCAGGGTTTCGTTTCGGACCTGGCCCAAGAGTTCAATACCGAGTTGGTCACTCAGCTCGCGCAGGTCAATGCAGAGGTCATTCCCCTTAACGTCCCCCTGATGCTCTCGGAAGTCCTGGCCGACCCGGCGCGCTACGGACTGCTGGCTGACCGCACGGCCCTGCTGAGCACCTGCTTTGACGACTGCGGCGGCAACCAGAACCCGGTCTACGGGCTCAACGGCACCAGTCCCGATCCGAGCAAGCTGCTGTTCAACGACAGCGTACACCCGACTATCGCCGGGCAAACCTTGATCTCCGATTATGCCTACTCGTTGCTCTCCGCCCCTTGGGAGATCAGCCTGCTGCCGGAAATGGCGCATGGCAACCTGCGCTCGCACCAGGACCAGTTGCGCGCCCAGTGGCAGGCCGACTGGGAAGCCTGGCAGGCGGTCGGCCAGTGGCGTGCGTTCGTCAATGCTGGTGGTCAGCGTCTCGACTACGACATCTATGAAAGCTCTGCCGATGGCAATGGCTATAACCTCAACTTCGGCGGCAGCTACCGTCTCAACGAGGCTTGGCGCCTCGGTTTGGCGGCAGGCTTCTATGAGCAGAGCCTGGACGCCGGCGATGCTGACTCCGATTACGACCTCAACAGCTATATCGGCACCGCCTTTGCCCAGTACCAGGAGAATCGCTGGTGGGCCGAGTTGGCGGCCAGCGCCGGCCACCTCGACTACGCCAATCTTGAGCGAAAATTCGAGCTTGGGGCTGCCACCCGCACCGAGGAAGGCGACACCGATGGCTCGCTGTGGGCCTTCAGCGGCCGCTTCGGCTACGACATTGCCCAGCCGGGTAGCCAGTGGCACCTGAGCCCGTTCATCAGCGCCGACTATGCCCGTGTCGAACTGGATGGCTACTCGGAAGATGGCCAGCGTTCCACTGCGCTGACCTACGACGACCAGGAACGCACCTCCAAGCGCCTGGGGGTCGGCCTGCAGGGCATCATCGACCTCAATACGCAGACCCGCCTGTTCGCCGAAGTGGCGCAGGAGCGCGAGTACGAGGATGACGTCAGCGAAGTGAGCATGTCGCAGAACGCTCTGTCGGGTATCGAGTACACGCTGGAAGGCTATGTGCCGACCGACAAGACCACTCGCGCCAGTCTGGGTGTCAGTCACAAGTTGGCCGAAGGCTTGTCGCTGCGCGGAAGCTACAGCTACCGCAACAGCGACGACGATGACCAGCAGGGGATCAACGTCTCCCTGTCCTGGGACTTGTAA
- a CDS encoding DUF3999 domain-containing protein has translation MSKVWLCRPLLLAALLLAPWANAGEQAGDYATRVPLTLAGEGPWYRLELPPALHFAARHADLRDLRVFNGEGEALAYALTLGAAQAAEQRQQVAVKWFPLMGDAAASGAPAIRVQRSTSGTLVEVAPEASAPAEQILRGWLLDASAVDLPLHRLLLDWSADSEGFQRFSIEASDDLQHWESWGEGSIARLSFANERIDQREVALPGYKARYLRLLWLAPQQAPALTAAQLVSIDNADTAPPLVWSAPLPARSSKAGEYSWELPLSLPLQRVKFSLDQANTLAPVSLSSRRDGKLEWQPLARGLLYRLPQNGKEVRQDEIELYGTPVQQLRLQVDERGGGLGKQAPQLQVAMRSTQVVFLARGSAPYQLVIGKAAVQSAALPMSTLIPGYEPERFSSLGVATAPQQVPAAVEAAAQQAQSQADWKRIGLWAVLLAGVALLGAMAFSLLRKPQSGA, from the coding sequence ATGAGCAAAGTCTGGTTGTGTCGTCCGTTGCTGCTGGCCGCGCTGCTCCTGGCGCCCTGGGCGAATGCGGGTGAGCAGGCTGGGGACTACGCTACCCGCGTGCCTCTGACACTAGCTGGCGAAGGCCCCTGGTATCGCCTGGAGCTGCCGCCGGCCCTGCATTTCGCCGCCCGCCATGCGGACTTGCGTGACCTGCGCGTATTCAACGGCGAAGGCGAGGCCCTGGCCTATGCCCTGACCCTCGGTGCTGCGCAGGCCGCCGAGCAGCGCCAGCAGGTGGCGGTCAAATGGTTCCCGTTGATGGGCGATGCTGCGGCGTCGGGCGCGCCGGCCATCCGCGTGCAGCGCAGCACCAGCGGCACCCTGGTCGAAGTGGCACCGGAAGCGTCGGCACCCGCCGAGCAAATCCTGCGCGGTTGGTTGCTCGACGCCAGTGCCGTGGACCTGCCGTTGCACCGCCTGCTGCTGGACTGGAGCGCCGACAGCGAAGGCTTCCAGCGGTTTTCCATCGAGGCCAGCGACGACCTGCAGCACTGGGAAAGCTGGGGTGAAGGCAGCATCGCCCGCCTGAGCTTCGCCAATGAGCGCATCGACCAGCGCGAGGTCGCGCTGCCGGGGTATAAGGCGCGCTATCTGCGCCTGCTCTGGCTGGCTCCGCAGCAGGCGCCGGCCCTGACGGCCGCGCAGCTGGTCAGTATCGACAATGCCGATACGGCGCCACCGCTGGTCTGGTCCGCACCGTTGCCGGCACGCAGCAGCAAGGCTGGCGAATACAGCTGGGAGCTGCCGCTGTCGCTGCCGTTGCAGCGGGTCAAGTTCAGCCTCGATCAGGCCAACACCCTGGCGCCGGTAAGCCTGTCCAGTCGCCGCGATGGCAAGCTGGAGTGGCAGCCGCTGGCTCGCGGTCTGCTCTATCGCCTGCCGCAGAATGGCAAGGAGGTGCGGCAGGACGAGATCGAGCTGTATGGCACGCCGGTGCAGCAACTGCGCCTGCAGGTCGATGAGCGCGGTGGTGGCCTGGGCAAACAGGCGCCGCAGTTGCAGGTGGCGATGCGCAGCACCCAGGTGGTGTTTCTCGCCCGCGGTTCGGCGCCTTATCAGCTCGTCATCGGCAAAGCGGCCGTGCAGTCGGCGGCTTTGCCGATGAGTACGCTGATTCCCGGTTACGAGCCGGAGCGTTTTTCCAGCCTGGGCGTGGCGACGGCGCCGCAACAGGTGCCGGCGGCGGTCGAGGCGGCTGCGCAACAGGCACAGTCACAGGCGGACTGGAAGCGCATTGGCCTGTGGGCGGTGCTGCTGGCCGGTGTGGCGCTGCTCGGCGCAATGGCCTTCAGCCTGCTGCGCAAGCCACAAAGCGGGGCATGA
- a CDS encoding DUF2339 domain-containing protein, giving the protein MQWIFMLVGLVLGALVGESVTSALLGGLIGLGLGQALRLHQLAGENAKLRQELKGFAERFERGTTALYERLLKLEQGGQPPEQPVPAEPAAVVPELVLPAASAPAPVEPDSELVFELPELQPISESALSREQPDSWQSAPIQPARPAEPIAPPAPRKPREPSPIERAIGLAKAWLFGGNTVLRVGVVLLFLGLAFLLRYATEGMVVPVEMRYAGVAASAIALLGLGWWLRERVGSYGLILQGTGVAVLYLTTFAAMRLHPLLDPKMALGLLVLVTVFSAILAVAQNALGLAVAAALGGFAAPILTSTGSGNHVALFSYFILLNSGIFAIAWFKAWRLLNLVGFLGTFGIGFAWGLRSYTAELLWSTEPFLILFFLMYVAIGLLFARRKLREAETAPQERGELLRWARDKADYVDGSVLFGTPLVGFGLQYAIVQHIEFAAAFSALGLGLFYLLLARVLRGRAPGRTLLLVETCLALGVIFASLAIPLGLDARWTSAAWAVEGAGIFWLGLRQGRPLARAFALLLQLGAALAFLGELSFSMPSATVLEGAPLGALMLGAALLFSFWQLRQAPLDASKAWERRGLPLLAVGGLLFLYLIAPLCFAAEGTAISWALAGLATLWVGLRLQSRTFLFSAFAVQLLGGLIFLSKLQGAEQGQGGVLDSGWRGLLVCSLIGLALVAGMLIAARDKLVSSDRGLLRGLSLVMLVGLVFINLAVLFVLPWHSASAVWAGTGLLIIWLSLRLQLRVSFFFGLLLQVVGGIAFLAASPLLLGYLPSEGLRPLAHAGFWTPLVLAIAAQIGAWRLRHVLLRQQAGELGSLSLQRLSQLLLVWGAGWWALALAAEIVRFVAPGLQGTLLLFAIAGSVALWALLAERLRWRALALLCTLLVPVAAVILLQVGERNYHPAAEFGWLAWGLLFAVHLLSLRRLAGLLPSGALSAAHVLGCWLILGVLALELRYLLMLLSEQYNAWRWLGWALLPSAFLLLMAAPRQWPWPVAAYTREYRVWAAAPLTALMLGWFWLANIASDGGAEPLPYIPLLNPLELGLLFSLLGVYQWLRSGLPQLGVAAARTEQVAQLLAGVSLFALFTATVFRAAHHWGGVPYQLDLLLDSMLVQAGLSIVWTLIALPLMIVGHLRGRRELWLVGAALIGVVVAKLFFVELGNRGGLERIVSFIGVGVLLLVVGYFAPLPPRKADGESTQVKA; this is encoded by the coding sequence ATGCAATGGATCTTCATGCTGGTCGGCCTGGTGCTCGGTGCACTGGTCGGTGAATCGGTTACCAGTGCCTTGCTTGGCGGCCTGATCGGGCTGGGGCTGGGGCAGGCCCTGCGCTTGCACCAGTTGGCAGGCGAGAACGCCAAGTTGCGCCAGGAGCTCAAGGGCTTTGCCGAGCGCTTCGAGCGTGGCACCACCGCCCTCTACGAGCGCTTGCTCAAGCTGGAGCAGGGCGGCCAACCCCCCGAACAACCGGTGCCTGCCGAACCGGCTGCCGTTGTGCCAGAGCTGGTGCTGCCGGCGGCGTCTGCACCGGCGCCGGTCGAGCCGGACAGCGAGCTGGTCTTCGAGCTGCCGGAGCTGCAGCCGATCAGCGAGTCGGCGCTATCCCGTGAACAGCCAGACAGCTGGCAGTCGGCACCGATCCAGCCGGCGCGCCCTGCAGAGCCCATCGCTCCACCTGCTCCGCGAAAGCCCCGTGAGCCATCGCCCATCGAGCGCGCCATCGGTCTGGCCAAGGCCTGGCTGTTCGGTGGCAATACCGTGCTGCGGGTTGGCGTGGTGTTGCTGTTTCTCGGCCTGGCCTTCCTTCTGCGTTATGCCACCGAAGGCATGGTGGTGCCGGTCGAGATGCGTTATGCCGGCGTCGCCGCCAGTGCCATCGCCCTGCTCGGGCTGGGCTGGTGGCTGCGCGAACGGGTCGGCAGCTATGGCCTGATCCTGCAGGGCACCGGCGTTGCCGTGCTGTACCTGACCACTTTTGCGGCGATGCGCCTGCACCCGCTGCTCGATCCGAAGATGGCCCTCGGCCTGCTGGTGTTGGTCACCGTATTTTCGGCGATCCTCGCGGTGGCGCAGAACGCCCTGGGCCTGGCGGTGGCCGCGGCGCTGGGCGGTTTCGCCGCACCGATCCTGACGTCCACCGGCAGCGGCAACCATGTGGCGCTGTTTTCCTACTTCATCCTGCTCAACAGCGGCATCTTCGCCATCGCCTGGTTCAAGGCCTGGCGCCTGCTCAACCTGGTCGGTTTCCTCGGCACCTTTGGTATCGGCTTCGCCTGGGGGCTGCGCTCTTACACGGCGGAACTGCTGTGGAGCACCGAGCCGTTCCTGATCCTGTTCTTCCTGATGTACGTGGCCATCGGCCTGCTGTTTGCCCGGCGCAAGTTGCGCGAGGCCGAGACGGCGCCGCAGGAACGTGGCGAACTGCTGCGCTGGGCGCGGGACAAGGCCGATTACGTGGATGGCAGCGTGCTGTTCGGCACGCCGCTGGTGGGTTTTGGCCTGCAGTACGCGATCGTGCAGCACATCGAGTTTGCTGCCGCCTTCAGCGCCCTCGGTCTGGGCCTGTTCTATCTGCTGCTGGCCCGCGTGCTCCGTGGCCGCGCGCCGGGGCGGACGCTGTTGCTGGTGGAAACCTGCCTGGCCCTCGGCGTGATCTTCGCCAGCCTGGCCATCCCGCTGGGCCTGGATGCACGCTGGACATCGGCCGCCTGGGCGGTGGAAGGCGCGGGGATCTTCTGGCTCGGCCTGCGCCAAGGCCGGCCGTTGGCCCGCGCCTTTGCCCTGCTGCTGCAACTGGGCGCGGCGCTGGCGTTCCTGGGTGAGCTCAGCTTCAGCATGCCCAGCGCCACGGTGCTGGAGGGTGCGCCATTGGGCGCGTTGATGCTCGGTGCGGCGCTGCTGTTCAGCTTCTGGCAACTGCGCCAGGCGCCGCTGGATGCCAGCAAGGCCTGGGAGCGCCGTGGTCTGCCGCTGCTGGCGGTGGGCGGGTTGCTGTTCCTCTATCTGATCGCGCCACTGTGTTTCGCCGCCGAGGGCACCGCGATCAGCTGGGCCCTGGCCGGGCTGGCAACCTTGTGGGTCGGCCTGCGTCTGCAGTCACGGACCTTCCTGTTCAGTGCCTTCGCCGTACAGCTGCTCGGTGGCCTGATCTTCCTCAGCAAGCTGCAGGGGGCGGAGCAGGGCCAGGGCGGTGTACTCGACTCCGGCTGGCGCGGTCTGCTGGTCTGCTCGCTGATCGGCCTGGCGCTGGTGGCCGGCATGCTGATTGCGGCACGCGACAAGTTGGTCAGCAGCGATCGCGGCCTGCTGCGCGGGTTGTCCCTGGTGATGCTGGTCGGCCTGGTGTTCATCAACCTGGCGGTGCTGTTCGTGCTGCCCTGGCACAGCGCCAGCGCGGTGTGGGCGGGTACTGGCCTGCTGATCATCTGGCTCAGCCTGCGCCTGCAGCTGCGCGTCAGTTTCTTCTTCGGCCTGCTGCTGCAGGTGGTTGGCGGCATTGCCTTCCTCGCGGCCAGCCCGCTGCTGCTCGGCTATCTGCCCAGCGAAGGATTGCGTCCGCTGGCCCATGCCGGTTTCTGGACGCCGCTGGTACTGGCCATTGCCGCGCAGATTGGCGCCTGGCGCCTGCGTCATGTGTTGCTGCGCCAGCAGGCCGGTGAACTGGGCAGCCTGAGCCTGCAGCGCTTGTCGCAACTGTTGCTGGTGTGGGGTGCGGGCTGGTGGGCGCTGGCCCTGGCGGCGGAGATCGTGCGCTTTGTCGCGCCGGGGCTGCAGGGCACGTTGTTGCTGTTCGCCATCGCCGGCAGCGTGGCGCTGTGGGCGCTGCTGGCCGAGCGTCTGCGCTGGCGCGCTCTGGCCCTGCTGTGCACGCTGCTGGTGCCGGTGGCTGCGGTGATCCTGCTGCAGGTCGGCGAGCGCAACTATCACCCAGCGGCGGAGTTCGGCTGGCTGGCTTGGGGGCTGTTGTTCGCCGTGCACCTACTGTCGCTGCGCCGCCTGGCGGGCCTGTTGCCGAGTGGTGCCTTGAGTGCCGCCCATGTACTGGGTTGCTGGTTGATCCTCGGCGTACTGGCGCTGGAGCTGCGTTACCTGCTGATGCTGTTGTCCGAGCAGTACAACGCCTGGCGCTGGCTGGGCTGGGCGTTGCTGCCGAGCGCCTTCCTCCTGCTGATGGCGGCGCCGCGGCAATGGCCGTGGCCGGTGGCGGCTTACACGCGCGAATATCGGGTGTGGGCGGCCGCGCCGCTGACCGCGTTGATGCTCGGCTGGTTCTGGCTGGCCAATATCGCCAGTGACGGTGGCGCCGAGCCGCTGCCTTATATCCCGCTGCTCAACCCGCTGGAGCTGGGCCTGCTGTTCAGCCTGCTCGGGGTGTATCAGTGGTTGCGTAGCGGGCTGCCGCAGCTGGGCGTTGCAGCGGCGCGCACGGAGCAGGTGGCGCAGCTGCTGGCCGGTGTTTCGCTGTTTGCCCTGTTCACCGCCACGGTGTTTCGCGCCGCTCATCACTGGGGCGGCGTGCCCTATCAGCTCGATCTGCTGCTCGATTCAATGCTGGTGCAGGCCGGCCTGTCCATCGTCTGGACCCTGATCGCCCTGCCGCTGATGATCGTCGGCCACCTGCGCGGCCGGCGCGAGCTGTGGCTGGTGGGGGCCGCGCTGATCGGCGTGGTGGTGGCCAAGCTGTTCTTCGTCGAGCTGGGCAACCGCGGTGGCCTGGAGCGCATCGTGTCCTTTATCGGCGTCGGCGTGTTGCTGCTGGTCGTCGGCTATTTCGCACCGCTGCCGCCACGCAAGGCGGACGGTGAATCCACACAGGTGAAAGCATGA
- a CDS encoding DUF1329 domain-containing protein yields the protein MLRTIAILLLAAAALPAQARVDAAQAARLGQDLMPLGGERAGNAAGTIPSWEGGLSTPPASYQPGMHHPDPYAADKPLYRVDANNQAQYKAQLAPGFQKLLEKHPDYFLSIYPTHRSAAAPQRIYDATRYNASNASMISGGNGVEGTAAGIPFPFPQNGTEAIWNHIMRYRGDQIRMITNQAAVLANGDYTLLKRDRDVLFIYGREGVTPADLDNTLFFYKYVVTAPSKLSGSSLVVQETLDQVLAIRKAWRFSRGERRVRRLPMLAYEAMQPDTNGMATADVVDAYNGAPDRYEWKLVGKQEMLMPYNSYAVHQKGIPYEKILQAKSVNPELLRYELHRVWVVEADLRKGHSHPYAKRRFYLDEDSWQILAVDLYDKTGALVGLQEAHPISYYDVPMFGSTLETIYDFKGDRYFVDGLDNNEPMYDFNVKLNKGDFTASALRREGI from the coding sequence GTGTTGAGAACCATTGCAATTCTGCTGTTGGCAGCCGCCGCGCTGCCTGCCCAGGCGCGCGTTGATGCCGCCCAGGCTGCCCGCCTGGGACAAGACCTGATGCCGTTGGGCGGCGAGCGTGCCGGCAACGCTGCCGGCACCATCCCATCCTGGGAGGGTGGTCTGAGCACTCCGCCGGCCAGCTATCAGCCGGGCATGCACCACCCCGATCCTTATGCGGCCGATAAGCCGCTCTATCGTGTCGACGCCAACAACCAGGCGCAATACAAGGCCCAGCTGGCCCCGGGCTTCCAAAAGCTGCTGGAAAAGCATCCGGACTACTTCCTCAGCATCTACCCGACGCATCGCAGCGCCGCCGCGCCCCAGCGCATCTACGACGCCACGCGCTACAACGCCAGCAATGCCAGCATGATTTCCGGTGGCAACGGGGTCGAAGGCACCGCTGCCGGCATCCCGTTCCCGTTCCCGCAGAATGGCACCGAGGCCATCTGGAACCACATCATGCGTTACCGGGGTGACCAGATCCGCATGATCACCAATCAGGCGGCGGTGCTGGCCAACGGTGACTACACCCTGCTCAAGCGCGACCGCGACGTTCTGTTTATCTATGGCCGTGAAGGGGTCACCCCAGCCGATCTGGACAACACCCTGTTCTTCTACAAGTACGTGGTGACCGCACCGAGCAAGCTGTCCGGCTCTTCGCTGGTGGTCCAGGAAACCCTCGACCAGGTGCTGGCGATCCGCAAGGCCTGGCGCTTCAGCCGTGGCGAGCGGCGCGTACGTCGCCTGCCGATGCTGGCCTATGAGGCCATGCAGCCGGACACCAACGGCATGGCCACCGCCGACGTGGTCGACGCCTACAATGGCGCACCGGATCGCTACGAGTGGAAGCTGGTCGGCAAGCAGGAAATGCTGATGCCGTACAACAGCTATGCCGTGCACCAGAAAGGCATCCCCTACGAAAAGATTCTCCAGGCCAAGAGCGTCAACCCCGAACTGCTGCGCTACGAGCTGCACCGCGTCTGGGTGGTCGAGGCCGATCTGCGCAAGGGCCACAGCCACCCTTACGCCAAGCGTCGCTTCTACCTGGATGAAGACAGCTGGCAGATCCTCGCCGTCGACCTCTACGACAAGACCGGCGCCTTGGTTGGCCTGCAGGAAGCCCATCCGATCAGCTACTACGACGTACCGATGTTCGGCAGCACCCTGGAAACCATCTATGACTTCAAGGGTGACCGTTATTTCGTCGATGGTCTCGACAACAACGAGCCGATGTATGACTTCAACGTCAAGCTGAACAAGGGCGACTTCACCGCGTCGGCCCTGCGCCGCGAAGGGATCTGA
- the trmB gene encoding tRNA (guanosine(46)-N7)-methyltransferase TrmB, which yields MSEVVEPVEDGAAERPHRAIKSFVMRSGRMTEGQQRGLDLGWPKFGLQLEDGLRDFDQVFDRSAPRTFEIGFGMGHATLEMAAAAPEQDFIGVEVHKPGVGALLNGMLTQNLSNIRVYSCDALEVLRDCVADASLDRLLLFFPDPWHKSRHHKRRIVQPAFAELVRQKLKIGGVLHMATDWEQYAEHMLEVMNVAPGYRNLAADGHCVERPSERPVTKFERRGERLGHGVWDLKFQRID from the coding sequence ATGAGTGAAGTAGTCGAGCCGGTCGAAGACGGCGCTGCCGAGCGCCCGCACCGCGCGATCAAGAGTTTCGTCATGCGCTCCGGGCGCATGACCGAAGGCCAGCAACGTGGCCTCGATCTGGGCTGGCCGAAATTCGGCCTGCAACTGGAAGATGGCCTGCGCGATTTCGACCAGGTATTCGACCGCAGCGCGCCGCGCACCTTCGAAATCGGCTTCGGCATGGGCCATGCCACCCTGGAGATGGCCGCTGCCGCGCCGGAGCAGGACTTCATCGGCGTGGAAGTGCACAAGCCGGGCGTTGGCGCGCTGCTCAACGGCATGCTCACGCAGAATCTGAGCAACATTCGCGTGTACAGCTGCGATGCTTTGGAAGTGCTGCGCGATTGCGTAGCCGATGCCAGCCTCGATCGCCTGCTACTGTTCTTTCCAGACCCTTGGCACAAATCGCGTCATCACAAGCGCCGCATCGTCCAGCCGGCTTTCGCCGAACTGGTGCGGCAGAAACTGAAGATCGGTGGCGTGCTGCACATGGCGACTGATTGGGAGCAGTATGCCGAGCACATGCTCGAAGTAATGAACGTGGCTCCCGGCTACCGCAACCTGGCGGCCGATGGGCACTGCGTGGAGCGCCCGAGCGAGCGCCCGGTGACCAAGTTCGAACGCCGTGGCGAACGCCTCGGTCATGGTGTCTGGGATCTCAAGTTCCAGCGTATAGACTGA
- a CDS encoding thiazole synthase has translation MSAIIDKPFTLAGRTYASRLLVGTGKYKDLEETRLAIEASGAEIVTVAVRRTNIGQNPGDPNLLDVISPDKYTILPNTAGCYDAVEAVRTCRLARELLDGHKLVKLEVLADQKTLFPNVIETLKAAEVLVKEGFDVMVYTSDDPIIARQLADMGCIAVMPLAGLIGTGLGICNPYNLRIILEEAKVPVLVDAGVGTASDATIAMELGCEAVLMNSAIAHAQNPILMGEAMKHAIIAGRMAYLAGRMPKKLYASASSPLDGLIK, from the coding sequence ATGAGCGCCATCATCGACAAACCCTTCACCCTGGCCGGGCGCACCTATGCGTCGCGCCTGCTGGTGGGCACCGGCAAGTACAAGGACCTCGAAGAAACCCGTCTGGCCATCGAGGCGTCGGGTGCCGAGATCGTCACCGTGGCCGTGCGCCGGACCAATATCGGGCAGAACCCCGGCGATCCGAACCTGCTCGATGTGATCTCGCCGGACAAGTACACCATTCTGCCCAACACCGCCGGCTGCTATGACGCCGTTGAGGCGGTACGCACCTGTCGTCTGGCCCGCGAACTGCTCGACGGCCACAAGCTGGTCAAGTTGGAAGTGCTGGCCGACCAGAAGACCCTGTTCCCCAATGTGATCGAAACCCTCAAGGCTGCCGAAGTTCTGGTCAAGGAAGGTTTCGACGTAATGGTGTACACCAGTGACGACCCGATCATTGCCCGCCAGCTGGCCGACATGGGCTGCATCGCGGTGATGCCGCTGGCCGGCCTGATCGGCACCGGTCTGGGCATCTGCAATCCCTACAACCTGCGCATCATCCTCGAAGAGGCCAAGGTGCCGGTGCTGGTGGATGCCGGTGTGGGCACCGCTTCCGACGCCACCATCGCCATGGAACTGGGTTGCGAGGCGGTGCTGATGAACAGCGCCATCGCCCACGCGCAGAACCCGATCCTGATGGGCGAGGCGATGAAGCACGCGATCATCGCCGGGCGCATGGCCTACCTGGCCGGGCGCATGCCGAAGAAACTGTATGCCAGCGCGTCGTCGCCGCTGGATGGCCTGATCAAGTAA
- the thiS gene encoding sulfur carrier protein ThiS → MHIQLNGEPFELPDGVTVADLLVRLDALGKRVAVELNLDIVPRSQHATTVLRDGDQLEVVHAIGGG, encoded by the coding sequence ATGCACATCCAACTGAACGGCGAACCCTTCGAGCTGCCGGACGGCGTTACCGTCGCAGACCTGCTCGTACGCCTGGATGCGCTCGGCAAGCGGGTGGCGGTCGAGCTCAATCTGGATATCGTGCCGCGCAGCCAGCACGCCACCACGGTTCTGCGCGACGGCGACCAGCTGGAAGTTGTCCACGCCATCGGCGGCGGCTAG
- a CDS encoding DUF423 domain-containing protein, whose protein sequence is MLRIFLLLAAFAGFTGVGLGAFAAHGLKARLSAEYLAVFQTGVHYQLVHALALFGVALLAAHLPGRLLTAAGSLFALGILLFSGSLYALTLSGIGKLGMITPLGGLAFLGGWLCLGLAAWRAA, encoded by the coding sequence ATGCTTCGCATCTTTCTGTTGCTGGCGGCCTTCGCCGGTTTCACCGGGGTTGGCCTGGGCGCTTTTGCCGCCCACGGGCTCAAGGCGCGCTTGAGTGCCGAGTACCTCGCGGTGTTCCAGACCGGCGTGCACTACCAACTGGTGCATGCCCTGGCACTGTTCGGCGTGGCCTTGCTCGCCGCGCATCTACCGGGCCGCCTGCTGACGGCGGCAGGCAGCCTGTTCGCCCTGGGCATCCTGCTGTTCTCCGGCAGCCTGTATGCCTTGACCCTCAGCGGCATCGGCAAGCTCGGCATGATCACGCCGCTGGGCGGGTTGGCCTTTCTCGGCGGCTGGCTATGTCTGGGGCTGGCGGCCTGGCGCGCGGCCTGA